In Candidatus Cohnella colombiensis, one DNA window encodes the following:
- a CDS encoding leucine-rich repeat domain-containing protein codes for MGMKRMKKLGLCTIVATLILLNGHFTPKGYAADDSNEIVVFPDANLKQALISIGVDTNGDGEITRGEMAARSDPHGMANGLSSLALGNKNISNLTGLEYAVNIASLALSGNNITDLTPISNLSKLTSVDVGNNPIRDLSPLAKLNTIRFMVADNDKNLDLSTIMSMTNLEYLYLDQSNISDISPLANLKKLKVLHMFNNQISDISPLSSLSDLREVAIRSNQIKNVNAFANKPYLDTLWLSDNMINDVSGLKNVPNLKSLELDYNQISDISSFSSLVNLKDTLLDYNQITDISPLANIKNIEKLGIYDNRISNINALAGLTKITHLYIGKNQIQDISPLANLNAMKELLIASNPIKDISSLKNMSNLLILGASDAQISDISVLAGLTKLQQLGLDKNTISNITPLKGLVNLNLLSINDNPFSDASPILALTNLTRLYLENDKKATISPVVSGVKSGEFYNTDRVITFNRGTAQLNNKAFASGTTVSQEGFYQLFVQDFAGINTTINFAIDKTPPIVTGVTNGATYDKDVTISFNEGKATLNNKPIGNGAKVDADGDYTLVVIDEANNRTTIQFKYNGGGPVVRGVSSGGYYNTDKVITFDQGTATLDGKPFISGGKVTEDGVHTLVVTGKAGKITKIVFTINKGKGGETSGEGQQTNVGQGADISKLRGVSNWAKPDLQYASTIGLIKPVESSVFTSNVTREQFSEIAVKLYEAISGNKVKAPATNPFKDTSNTEILKAYQLGIVKGTSAQQFSPQAFITREQLATMLMRVMEQAGQKIPNGSPKKFADRSTFSAYAVEAIDFMSSIEVIKGITSTTFGPK; via the coding sequence ATGGGAATGAAGCGAATGAAGAAGCTAGGTTTATGTACCATAGTGGCGACTCTGATCTTACTTAATGGCCATTTTACCCCAAAAGGTTATGCCGCGGATGACAGCAATGAGATTGTCGTTTTTCCTGATGCTAATTTAAAGCAAGCATTAATCAGCATCGGGGTGGATACGAATGGCGATGGTGAGATTACTAGAGGAGAGATGGCAGCGCGTTCTGATCCTCACGGCATGGCCAATGGTCTAAGTAGTTTGGCACTTGGAAACAAGAACATCTCAAATCTCACCGGACTTGAATATGCGGTCAACATCGCATCGTTAGCGCTTAGCGGCAATAATATCACGGACCTAACTCCGATTAGCAATTTATCCAAATTAACTAGTGTGGATGTGGGAAATAACCCTATTCGTGATTTAAGTCCTCTTGCTAAATTAAATACGATTCGATTTATGGTTGCCGATAATGATAAGAATCTGGATCTAAGTACGATTATGTCGATGACTAATCTAGAGTATTTATATCTGGATCAGAGCAATATCAGTGACATTAGTCCGCTTGCGAATTTAAAGAAATTGAAAGTACTTCATATGTTCAACAATCAAATTAGCGATATTAGCCCTTTGTCTTCACTGTCCGATCTGCGGGAAGTAGCCATTCGAAGTAATCAAATTAAGAACGTTAACGCATTTGCAAATAAGCCGTATCTTGACACTTTGTGGTTAAGCGACAACATGATCAATGATGTGAGCGGATTAAAGAATGTGCCCAATCTGAAATCGTTGGAGCTGGATTATAATCAAATTAGTGATATTTCATCCTTTTCTAGCTTAGTAAATTTGAAGGATACGCTTTTGGATTACAATCAAATTACAGATATCTCACCGCTTGCGAATATCAAAAATATTGAGAAACTCGGAATATATGACAACCGAATTAGCAATATCAATGCACTAGCAGGATTAACGAAAATAACGCACCTATATATAGGGAAGAACCAAATTCAAGATATTAGTCCTTTAGCTAATCTTAACGCAATGAAAGAGTTGTTGATCGCATCTAATCCGATTAAGGACATCTCTTCGCTCAAAAACATGAGTAATTTGTTAATACTGGGCGCCTCTGATGCGCAAATCAGTGATATTAGTGTACTGGCTGGGTTAACCAAATTACAGCAACTTGGACTAGATAAAAACACTATTAGCAACATTACTCCGCTTAAGGGTCTGGTCAATTTGAATTTATTAAGTATTAATGACAACCCGTTTAGCGATGCAAGCCCTATTCTAGCGCTCACAAATTTAACGAGGCTTTATCTAGAGAATGATAAAAAGGCAACAATCTCACCCGTTGTATCAGGTGTAAAGAGTGGCGAATTCTATAATACCGATCGCGTCATCACTTTCAATCGAGGGACAGCTCAGCTTAATAACAAGGCATTTGCTAGCGGTACGACGGTCAGCCAAGAGGGATTCTATCAATTATTTGTCCAAGATTTTGCTGGAATTAATACGACCATAAATTTTGCGATTGACAAGACGCCTCCTATCGTAACGGGAGTAACGAACGGCGCTACATATGACAAGGACGTAACCATCTCCTTTAATGAAGGTAAGGCTACATTGAATAATAAACCGATTGGGAATGGCGCTAAAGTAGATGCGGATGGAGATTATACTCTCGTCGTAATCGATGAAGCGAATAACCGCACGACAATTCAATTTAAATATAACGGTGGCGGACCTGTTGTGCGTGGAGTTTCCTCAGGCGGATACTATAACACGGACAAAGTGATCACTTTTGATCAAGGCACTGCAACGCTTGACGGTAAACCATTCATTAGTGGAGGCAAGGTGACTGAGGATGGTGTGCATACGCTAGTCGTTACAGGTAAAGCGGGAAAAATAACGAAAATCGTGTTTACGATTAACAAAGGAAAAGGTGGGGAGACATCGGGGGAGGGGCAACAAACCAACGTTGGACAAGGTGCGGATATTAGCAAGCTTCGAGGCGTGTCGAATTGGGCAAAGCCTGATCTGCAATATGCCAGTACGATCGGACTCATAAAGCCTGTTGAAAGTAGCGTTTTCACAAGCAACGTTACGCGGGAACAATTTAGCGAGATTGCCGTGAAGCTGTATGAGGCGATCAGTGGCAATAAAGTAAAGGCTCCTGCTACGAATCCTTTCAAAGATACGAGCAATACTGAAATTTTGAAAGCTTATCAGCTTGGCATCGTGAAGGGTACATCTGCACAACAGTTCTCTCCTCAAGCTTTCATAACCCGCGAGCAACTTGCAACAATGCTGATGCGAGTGATGGAGCAGGCAGGTCAAAAGATTCCAAATGGTAGCCCGAAGAAATTCGCCGATCGCTCTACTTTTAGCGCATATGCGGTCGAAGCAATAGATTTCATGTCTTCAATAGAGGTTATTAAAGGCATAACATCCACCACCTTCGGTCCGAAGTAA
- a CDS encoding polysaccharide deacetylase family protein, with product MMYPSYYSIPYFYAAPYGYWGRAPQPALQGGPERLNERQPHADHVDWAGQFPNQVILHGPSVKEVALTFDDGPDEIWTPQILDDLREAGVKATFFLVGQRIEAHPDVFHRIIQEGHVVGNHSWDHPNLSNLSITALREQINKTDAVMNKLAGVTPHLLRPPYGALSTELIEEATRLNKIIILWNVDSLDWTQISDEQVAANILAHTGPGSIILQHSAGGVGQSLQNTVNALPYIIETLRSRGYQLRTVPEMQKVPAYNV from the coding sequence ATGATGTATCCTTCTTATTACTCCATCCCCTATTTCTATGCAGCACCTTACGGATATTGGGGTCGCGCTCCACAGCCCGCATTACAAGGCGGTCCCGAGCGCTTAAACGAACGGCAGCCGCATGCGGATCACGTCGACTGGGCAGGGCAATTTCCGAATCAAGTCATTTTGCACGGTCCATCTGTTAAGGAAGTTGCGCTTACCTTCGACGACGGACCTGACGAGATATGGACTCCGCAAATCCTCGACGACTTGCGCGAAGCTGGCGTTAAGGCAACTTTTTTCCTTGTTGGCCAGCGAATCGAAGCTCATCCAGATGTATTCCACAGAATCATCCAAGAAGGGCATGTAGTGGGTAATCATTCTTGGGATCATCCGAACCTATCCAATCTCTCCATTACAGCTTTGAGAGAGCAGATCAACAAAACAGACGCGGTAATGAACAAGCTTGCTGGAGTTACCCCACACCTGTTGCGACCACCCTATGGTGCTCTGAGCACGGAGTTGATCGAGGAAGCTACTCGACTAAATAAAATCATCATCCTGTGGAATGTTGACAGTTTGGATTGGACACAAATTTCAGACGAACAGGTCGCAGCCAATATTCTTGCCCATACCGGGCCAGGCTCGATCATATTACAGCATTCGGCTGGGGGCGTCGGACAAAGCCTGCAAAACACCGTAAACGCACTCCCCTATATTATTGAAACGCTAAGAAGTCGAGGATATCAATTGCGTACCGTTCCAGAAATGCAAAAAGTCCCTGCCTACAATGTGTAG
- a CDS encoding YheC/YheD family protein, with translation MMRYKSTSINSKWTKTKWLLKHSELSDNVPHTLQFNKSNLNTMLSKYETVFFKPTVGSGGARIIRIRKLSSGYQTHYNTTKVNYSTLNSLYNKLNRFSNQRAFLLQKGIQLARTNGKPFDIRVMVQKTNSGEWKSTAIFMKIGKPGKVATNYNQGGKIGFLQPTLSGAGFDTTSTEQMEQQLQQMGVAVGGQFDRYLKGFRELGLDVALDANKKPWILEVNTRPQIYPLKHMRDRTMYKKILSYAKQYGRTK, from the coding sequence ATGATGAGGTATAAGAGTACATCCATTAACAGTAAGTGGACAAAGACGAAATGGCTATTAAAGCATTCCGAGTTAAGCGACAATGTTCCACACACCTTGCAATTTAATAAATCTAACTTAAACACGATGCTATCGAAATATGAAACTGTATTTTTTAAACCGACAGTAGGCTCAGGTGGAGCTCGTATTATCCGAATTCGAAAGCTTTCAAGTGGCTATCAGACACATTACAACACAACCAAAGTAAACTATTCTACTCTCAATTCTCTGTATAACAAGCTAAATCGATTTTCCAATCAACGTGCCTTTTTGCTACAGAAGGGGATTCAGTTGGCTCGAACTAATGGTAAGCCCTTCGATATCAGGGTCATGGTACAGAAGACGAATAGCGGAGAGTGGAAGAGCACCGCGATTTTTATGAAGATCGGTAAACCTGGCAAAGTCGCGACAAATTATAATCAAGGCGGGAAAATCGGATTTTTGCAACCAACACTGTCTGGTGCAGGTTTCGATACGACTTCAACCGAACAGATGGAACAACAGTTGCAGCAGATGGGTGTTGCCGTTGGAGGACAGTTCGATCGTTATCTTAAAGGCTTCCGGGAACTGGGGCTCGATGTCGCTTTGGATGCCAATAAAAAACCATGGATTCTCGAGGTGAATACGAGACCCCAAATATACCCATTGAAACATATGAGGGATCGAACGATGTATAAAAAAATTCTTTCATACGCCAAGCAGTATGGACGAACAAAGTAA